The DNA region AGGAAAAGCACTACGCGAAGCTGGCAGCAAAGTATTGTATTTTGCAGGATATAAACAAGCCCAGGATCGCTATAAAGTCGAAGAAATCGAAACCGCATCGGATGTGGTGGTGTGGTGCTGCGATGAAGATGCCCAGTTTGAAACCACGCGCCCGCAAGATAAAAGTTTTCACGGCAATATGCTGCAGGCGATGGAAGCATATGCCAAAGGCGATATGGGTGATGTAGCAATCGCCATTTCAGAGGTTGATACGATGATAGTAATTGGCTCTGACCGCATGATGGCAGCGTTAGCCAGTGCGCGCCATAGCGGATTAAAGCCCTACCTTAAGCAATCGCATCAGGCTATAGGCAGCATAAACTCACCTATGCAATGCATGATGAAAGAAATCTGCGCACAATGCCTACAACAGCATATTGATCCGGAAACGGGAACAATAAGCTATGTGTATTCTTGCTACAATCAAGACCAACTGCTTGATAATGTTTCGTTTGTTCACTTAAATGAACGTTTGCGCCAAAATACGGTGCAAGAAAAACTCACCGCCAAATGGATTGATCATTGCCTTAAACAATCCGGCCAGCGTGAACACGCTGCATAAATTATATTACTTCCAGTATTTCGGTGTGTTAGAGTTTTTGTGCTGTGTTAATGAAGCCTTAATAATAATGATTGTATAATGGTTTTTGACACAGTATGGTGTTGTGTAATAGTTTTGATACACTATCTGTTGATTTTAATGTTGATAGTAACTGAAACTATACTTTAAGGCAGGATGCCCAAGACAGGAGAGGAGCAAATTGGCTTCATTCGATGATACCCAGCTTGATCGTGAAAACGCAGATTCTGCGAACACGTCGCAGCAGCAGCAGGGTTCTTCTGCACCCCTTGACGGTACACAATCTGCACCGCCAACCCCACAGTCTTCACCGCCTGTACCCCAGCATTCCTACCGCGCCGGACCTGCTACGCCCCCTGCATCCCTTGCTGAATCAGATGTGGATGCAATCAATAGCCCAATTACTCCCGCGCCCCCTCCGCCCGTAACGAGCGAGGCCGAAGAGCGCCGCCAGCCCGTGCCACCGATGGCAGACTCTGTGCCGCCCATTGCGCAAGAGCCTGTGCAGCCCAATGCTCCTGCCCTTTCTAATGAAGCTGGCGCAGGCGATGCGCCGCCAACTGGTGACGGTAAAGCTAGCAAACGCCCTATGCGTATTGGCGAGCGGTTGGTTGGCATGGGGCTGATAAGCGATGACCAATTGCTTATTGCGCTTCAGGAGCAAAAAACTTCGAAAAAGCTGCTTGGCTCCATTTTAGTCGAAATGGGCTTTATTACCGAAAGTGCTTTAGGCGAGTTGCTTGCCGAATCTTCTGGTACCGAAAAATTTGACCCTAAATCCACAATGCTGGACACGAATCTCATCAAGATGATTCCTAAGGATGTCGCGCAGCGAAATAAAATTATTCCCGTGTCTATGGATAGTGAAACAGTGCATCTTGCCATGGCAGATGTATATAATGTTGTAGCGTTGGATCAGGCGCGACGATTTTTTCCGCGTAAAAGCAAGGTGGTGCCGCTTTATTGCACCGAAACCGAAATTGTTGAGCTGATTGATCAATATTACGATTACGAAATGTCAATTGATGGCATCTTGAAAGAAATCGAGACAGGTATACGCGAAAATACTAAAATTTCCGGCGAAGAAGATGGTTATGTGAATCCTACAGTGCGCTTAGTGAACGCGTTGCTTGTGGATTCCATCAAGTCTGGTGCCTCGGATATTCACTTTGAACCGGAAGGGGCGTTTCTACGCCTTCGCTATCGTATTGATGGCGCAATGACGCAGGTTCGTAGCTTCCATCGTAGCTATTGGGGCGCGATCGTAGTGCGCCTTAAAATTATGTCGGGTATGAATATTGCCGAAAGCCGACAGCCGCAAGATGGCCGTATTAGCTTTAAGGCATTGGGTCGCGAGGTGGATTTCCGCGTGGCAAGCCAGCCTACCGTGCATGGCGAAAATATTGTGTTGCGTTTGCTTGATAAAACCAAATCTTTGGTGCCACTAGAAAAGCTTGGCTTCAGTGAGCATAACTCGCGGCTTTTGAAGAAGCTACTCAAACGGCCAGAAGGAATATTTATTGTTACAGGGCCAACCGGCTCGGGTAAAACCACCACGCTATATTCGGTGCTCAGTTATATCAACTCGATGGATGTCAATATTATGACGCTTGAGGATCCGGTAGAGTATCAATTACCGTTGATCCGCCAAACCAATGTGCGGGAAGGCTCCGTGGATTTCCATTCGGGTATTAGTTCGCTCATGCGACAAGATCCGGATATTATCTTTATTGGTGAGGTGCGCGATGAAGAACCCGCTCTCATGGCTGTGCGTGCGGCCTTAACGGGGCACCAAGTATTTACCACCTTGCATACCAATGACGCTTTGGGTGCGGTGCCGCGACTGGGTGATATTGGCGTGCCCGCGCATTTGCTGGCCGGATCGCTCATTTGCTGTATGGCGCAGCGTTTGGCGCGAAAGCTTTGCCAGACATGTAGGCGCGCCAAAGTTGCATCGCCAGAGGAATGCCGTATTTTAGGAGCAGATCCTGAGGATCCACCTACTATCTATGAAGAAGGGGGGTGCGAGCAGTGCAATAAAAAAGGCACAAAGGGGCGTATTGCCATTAATGAAATTCTTGCTGTGGATAAAGGGTTGGATGAGCTTATCGCCACCCATGCTACGCGCAATAATATGATGGATCATGCATTGGAAAATGGGTTCATTCCCATGGTGATGGATGGCATTGATAAAGTAATGAACGGTCAGATAAGCCTCAAAGAATTAATTGAAACTATTGATTTAACAGAACGCCTGTAGTTCTATCAATAAAAAGGATGCGACCACGCTATGCCCACTTATAATTACGCTGCCATAAATGATATGGGTCGCAAGATGCGCGGCGAGATTACTGCTGCAAATGAGGTGGATCTCGAGGAGCGATTGCGTGATATTGGACTCGACCTTGTTAATTATAAAGAGCTGAGAGCAAAGAAAGGCTCCAGTNNNNNNNNNNGTGAAAATTCAGGATTTGATTGTATTTTGTTTGCATTTTGAACAACTGGATCGCGCTGGGGTGCCGGTGCTGGATTCGATTGCTGATGTGCGCGATGCTGCCGAAAACCCGCGTATGCGTGACATAATGACTGGGGTATACGAGGCTGTGAAGAATGGTTCGTTATTCTCTGAAGCCTTGGCGCAATATCCTAACGTGTTCGATGAAGTATTTGTAGGCCTGGTTTCTACAGGTGAGCGTACCGGTGATTTATCGGAGTCGTTCACGCATTTGGCTGATCACATGAAATGGACAAACGACATTCGTCGTAAAGTAAAAAAAGCAATTCGCTATCCTATTGGTTTGTTTGTGCTGTTAATGATTGTAATTTCAGTACTTATGATGTTCGTGGTGCCAAAGCTGATTGATTTTATTTTGTCACAGGGCTTCGAAATTCCTATTCACACCCGCGCACTTATTGCCACGTCTGACTTCTTCTCAAACTATTGGTATATAGTTCTAATTGTGCCGCCGGTATTATTTGTGATTTTGCGGGTGATGTACAGGGTATCCGAGGGATTTGCCTATAAAGTGGATGCGCTAATGCTGCGGCTTCCCGCCATTGGTCCTACCATCCGCAAAATTGATATGGCGCGATTCACACATTTTTTTGCAGTTATGTTTCGCAGTGGTGTAGACGTGTTGCAATCGTTGGATGCAGCAACCAAAGTTGTTGGAAACCGTGTGTTAAAGGAATCTATTGTTACCTTGCGACGCAGCGTGGCAGGAGGCAATTCGCTGACAGATAGTCTGCGTATTTCCAGCCAGTTTCCTATGCTTGTAGTGCGAATGTTTAAGGTGGGTGAAGACAGTGGTAACATGAATGACGCACTCGAAAATATTAATTTCTTTTATAACCGTGAAGTGAATGATTCTGTTGATAAAATGGTAGGTATGATTCAACCTACCTTGACCGTTGTAATGGGATTATTGATCTTTTGGGTTATCTCCGCGATCTTTGGACCGCTATACGAATCGTTCAGTAAAATGAATATCTGACAGGACTTCAGCCCTAATGGCCAAGAAAAAAGGAAAATTTATACTAAGCATCGGCGACGAAGGCGGTATCCTTACCTATGTGCAGGGTAAAGCTGTTATTCGCCGCTTGTTTGCACCTACACCAAATTATTCCGACACTAAAGCCATTTTAGAACTGTTGCAAAGCGATCCTAAGGCATCTATTTCAATGCTGATTGATGTGATGGATCAATCCTATGTGCAGCAATCGCTGCCACCGGTTAGCTCGCTAAGCATCAACAACCTTATTAAGCGTAAAATGGAACGGGACTTCGCCG from Alphaproteobacteria bacterium includes:
- a CDS encoding GspE/PulE family protein, which gives rise to MRIGERLVGMGLISDDQLLIALQEQKTSKKLLGSILVEMGFITESALGELLAESSGTEKFDPKSTMLDTNLIKMIPKDVAQRNKIIPVSMDSETVHLAMADVYNVVALDQARRFFPRKSKVVPLYCTETEIVELIDQYYDYEMSIDGILKEIETGIRENTKISGEEDGYVNPTVRLVNALLVDSIKSGASDIHFEPEGAFLRLRYRIDGAMTQVRSFHRSYWGAIVVRLKIMSGMNIAESRQPQDGRISFKALGREVDFRVASQPTVHGENIVLRLLDKTKSLVPLEKLGFSEHNSRLLKKLLKRPEGIFIVTGPTGSGKTTTLYSVLSYINSMDVNIMTLEDPVEYQLPLIRQTNVREGSVDFHSGISSLMRQDPDIIFIGEVRDEEPALMAVRAALTGHQVFTTLHTNDALGAVPRLGDIGVPAHLLAGSLICCMAQRLARKLCQTCRRAKVASPEECRILGADPEDPPTIYEEGGCEQCNKKGTKGRIAINEILAVDKGLDELIATHATRNNMMDHALENGFIPMVMDGIDKVMNGQISLKELIETIDLTERL
- a CDS encoding type II secretion system F family protein, producing the protein VKIQDLIVFCLHFEQLDRAGVPVLDSIADVRDAAENPRMRDIMTGVYEAVKNGSLFSEALAQYPNVFDEVFVGLVSTGERTGDLSESFTHLADHMKWTNDIRRKVKKAIRYPIGLFVLLMIVISVLMMFVVPKLIDFILSQGFEIPIHTRALIATSDFFSNYWYIVLIVPPVLFVILRVMYRVSEGFAYKVDALMLRLPAIGPTIRKIDMARFTHFFAVMFRSGVDVLQSLDAATKVVGNRVLKESIVTLRRSVAGGNSLTDSLRISSQFPMLVVRMFKVGEDSGNMNDALENINFFYNREVNDSVDKMVGMIQPTLTVVMGLLIFWVISAIFGPLYESFSKMNI